A single region of the Saprospiraceae bacterium genome encodes:
- a CDS encoding RDD family protein: protein MHTIDIRTTQNVTIEYELAALWERMVALIIDLLIVLAFVFVLTPLIKVAIGNEGESNMSNVLLALLPIGLFIAYQLFSEILADGRSWGKKLMGLKVVRIDGAEPGLSDYLLRAVFYLIDFLFSLGILGSLLISSTSHRQRLGDMTANTTVIRTRHHIQFGLEDILKINTLDDYQPQFPAVRQFSEADMLLIKSIIARCTKYPNQAHQKALNELVQNLCTQLEIDTVSRDKIGFLKTLIRDYIVLTR, encoded by the coding sequence ATTGACATTCGCACTACCCAAAATGTAACCATTGAATACGAATTAGCAGCCTTATGGGAGCGGATGGTAGCGCTTATCATCGATCTTCTCATCGTATTGGCTTTTGTTTTTGTACTTACACCATTGATTAAAGTTGCAATAGGTAACGAAGGCGAATCTAACATGTCCAACGTCCTTTTAGCATTACTACCTATTGGTCTATTTATCGCTTACCAATTGTTTTCAGAAATATTGGCAGATGGCCGATCTTGGGGTAAAAAATTAATGGGCTTGAAGGTGGTTAGAATAGATGGCGCAGAGCCTGGTCTGAGTGATTATTTGCTAAGAGCGGTCTTCTATCTTATAGATTTTCTTTTTTCCCTTGGCATATTAGGTTCTTTATTGATTAGTTCCACCAGTCATCGACAGCGTTTGGGAGATATGACGGCCAACACGACTGTCATTAGAACCCGACACCACATACAGTTTGGTCTGGAGGATATTCTTAAAATTAATACCCTTGACGACTATCAACCCCAATTTCCAGCAGTTCGCCAATTCTCAGAAGCGGATATGTTGTTGATAAAGAGTATTATTGCACGTTGTACAAAATACCCCAATCAAGCCCATCAAAAAGCATTAAATGAATTGGTGCAAAATCTTTGCACTCAATTGGAGATAGATACTGTTTCTCGGGATAAGATTGGGTTTTTAAAAACATTAATTCGGGACTATATTGTCCTCACACGATAA
- the rlmD gene encoding 23S rRNA (uracil(1939)-C(5))-methyltransferase RlmD, translated as MGRRKKPQLVPAIAFTGFADKGKSVGRDEQGRVVFAEGVVPGDVADVLIMKKRKGTFQGIVQHIQTYSADRVEPFCTHFGVCGGCRWQHLDYAAQLRHKQKIVVDAMQRIGKIDVSCIEPITGAAHTRYYRNKLEFAFSNRRWLTKEELSADVSNQQDVLGFHRAGAFDKVVDIEHCWLQSEPSNQIRNQIRTMAHHRGDDFYDLRANKGFLRHLLVRVTSIGETLVIISFAENDPKKISQFLQEVKAALPQITALFYCINTKLNDYIFDLEMVNFDGKAYIEEQLGHVRFKIGPKSFFQTNSSQAKVLYDSVLEFAELKGTENVYDLYTGLGSIALYVANQCKQVVGIEEIEAAIVDAHENATLNQIENAVFYAGDVKDILTADFASRHGSPDLLITDPPRAGMHPAVVEMLIELAPPRIVYVSCNPATQARDLNLLSEAYEVKKIRPVDMFPHTDHIESVALLVHK; from the coding sequence ATGGGAAGAAGAAAGAAACCGCAACTCGTTCCAGCTATTGCATTCACGGGTTTTGCAGATAAGGGCAAGAGTGTAGGTCGGGATGAGCAAGGACGCGTTGTTTTTGCCGAGGGCGTTGTACCCGGTGATGTTGCCGATGTGCTGATTATGAAAAAAAGGAAAGGTACCTTTCAAGGGATCGTGCAACACATTCAAACCTACTCGGCTGATAGGGTCGAACCCTTTTGTACGCACTTTGGTGTTTGCGGTGGGTGCCGGTGGCAACATTTGGACTATGCCGCCCAGCTGCGGCACAAGCAAAAAATAGTAGTTGATGCCATGCAGCGCATCGGCAAAATCGATGTCTCTTGTATAGAACCTATTACTGGCGCAGCGCATACCCGTTATTATCGCAATAAATTGGAGTTCGCCTTTTCCAATCGCAGGTGGCTAACCAAAGAAGAACTTAGCGCGGATGTTTCCAACCAGCAAGATGTGCTTGGTTTTCATCGAGCTGGCGCATTTGATAAGGTCGTGGATATTGAACATTGCTGGCTTCAGAGCGAGCCCTCCAATCAAATCCGAAACCAAATCAGGACCATGGCTCATCACAGGGGAGATGATTTTTATGATCTTCGGGCAAATAAAGGCTTTTTGCGTCACCTTTTGGTTCGGGTGACGAGTATAGGAGAAACCCTGGTGATTATTAGTTTTGCCGAAAATGACCCCAAAAAGATAAGCCAATTCCTCCAGGAGGTAAAGGCAGCATTGCCTCAGATCACCGCCTTATTCTATTGTATTAATACCAAACTAAATGACTATATTTTTGATTTAGAAATGGTAAATTTCGATGGTAAAGCTTATATTGAAGAGCAACTTGGGCATGTTCGGTTTAAAATTGGGCCAAAATCGTTTTTTCAAACCAATAGCAGCCAAGCAAAAGTGCTTTATGATAGCGTATTGGAATTTGCAGAACTGAAGGGGACCGAAAATGTATACGATCTATATACGGGCTTAGGGAGTATTGCTTTATATGTCGCCAACCAATGCAAACAAGTCGTGGGTATTGAAGAAATAGAGGCTGCTATCGTAGATGCCCACGAAAATGCCACCCTTAATCAAATTGAAAACGCGGTATTTTATGCTGGTGATGTAAAAGATATCCTTACAGCAGATTTTGCAAGCCGTCATGGCAGCCCTGATTTACTGATAACCGATCCGCCAAGAGCAGGCATGCACCCTGCGGTCGTGGAGATGCTTATCGAATTGGCTCCTCCCCGTATCGTTTATGTCAGTTGCAATCCTGCTACGCAGGCCCGAGATTTAAACCTGCTGTCGGAGGCTTATGAGGTAAAAAAAATTCGACCAGTGGATATGTTTCCACATACGGATCACATAGAGAGTGTGGCACTTTTGGTCCACAAATAA